One genomic window of Sporosarcina ureae includes the following:
- a CDS encoding pseudouridine synthase yields the protein MRINKFLSGAGIVSRRGADQWIADGRVKINGQLAELGSKVEAGDQVEVDGKLVEQEEQLVYIALNKPVGITSTTERHIEGNVVDFVNHPLRIFHIGRLDKDSDGLLLLTNDGDIVNEILREEHGHEKEYIVTVDSPLTASFISQMENGVKILDTVTKPCTVKKLGPKTFSIILTQGLNRQIRRMCAALGYHIRRLQRVRILTIELGDLPIGEWRELTDTERDKLFKTLQYEPKR from the coding sequence ATGCGGATCAATAAATTTCTAAGTGGTGCAGGTATTGTATCCAGACGAGGTGCAGATCAGTGGATTGCCGACGGTCGTGTGAAAATCAATGGACAATTGGCAGAGCTTGGAAGTAAAGTCGAGGCAGGCGATCAAGTAGAGGTCGACGGAAAACTAGTCGAACAAGAAGAGCAGTTAGTGTATATTGCACTGAATAAACCAGTAGGTATCACTAGTACAACAGAACGTCATATTGAAGGTAATGTTGTAGATTTTGTTAACCACCCATTACGAATTTTCCACATCGGACGTTTGGACAAAGATTCCGACGGTTTATTACTATTAACAAACGATGGTGATATCGTCAATGAAATCCTGAGAGAAGAACACGGTCATGAAAAGGAATACATCGTGACCGTGGATAGTCCCCTAACCGCCTCATTTATTTCACAAATGGAAAACGGAGTGAAGATTCTCGATACTGTAACGAAACCTTGTACGGTGAAAAAACTCGGTCCTAAAACTTTTTCTATTATATTGACGCAAGGTTTAAATCGTCAAATCCGTAGAATGTGCGCAGCTCTCGGCTATCATATACGCCGCTTGCAACGTGTGCGGATACTTACTATTGAACTGGGTGATCTTCCGATTGGTGAATGGCGAGAACTAACAGATACAGAGCGTGATAAGTTATTCAAAACACTTCAATACGAACCGAAGAGATAA
- a CDS encoding phosphoribosylanthranilate isomerase has translation MTKVKICGLMKPEHVQAAVDAGADAIGFVFAPSRREVTVEQAQKLAKLIPPSVLKIGVFVDETKEQLVKIFNEVPLDYIQYHGDETPAFIQQVGLPSIKALAIENEDDVKLAATYDVDYYLFDTPGVEYKGGSGKTFNWSLLENVGVSKEQIILAGGLHAANVQEALRQVNPYMVDVSSGVEIEKQKDTERIQTFIHTAKGRRNRHDNRN, from the coding sequence ATGACAAAAGTAAAGATTTGCGGATTGATGAAACCGGAACATGTACAAGCAGCTGTAGATGCAGGCGCGGATGCTATAGGTTTTGTATTTGCACCAAGCCGCAGAGAAGTGACGGTAGAGCAGGCGCAGAAACTGGCAAAACTCATTCCACCATCTGTTTTAAAAATTGGAGTCTTTGTTGATGAAACGAAAGAGCAACTAGTAAAGATATTTAATGAAGTACCATTGGATTACATCCAGTACCATGGCGATGAGACTCCTGCTTTTATTCAACAAGTAGGGTTACCTTCTATTAAAGCACTTGCTATCGAAAATGAAGACGATGTGAAACTCGCTGCTACCTATGACGTGGATTATTATTTATTCGATACACCAGGCGTTGAATACAAAGGTGGTAGTGGTAAGACGTTCAACTGGTCATTACTTGAAAATGTAGGAGTATCAAAAGAACAGATTATTTTAGCCGGTGGTCTGCATGCAGCAAATGTGCAGGAAGCGTTGAGACAAGTGAACCCATATATGGTTGACGTATCAAGTGGAGTGGAGATAGAGAAGCAAAAAGACACGGAACGTATTCAGACGTTCATTCATACAGCGAAGGGTAGGAGAAATCGTCATGACAACAGAAACTAA
- the trpC gene encoding indole-3-glycerol phosphate synthase TrpC, producing MTILDKIIAQKKIEVDQLLASNTIFPEREISRPSLYQTLIKAKKLQVISEMKRASPSKGLIAEGANPVEQATAYYEAGAACISVLTDREFFKGSFEDLSAVADAVPIALLCKDFMIHKIQIDQAKSAGASVILLIVAALDDETLGSLYTYANEEGLDVLVEVHNTEELHRALSIDARIIGVNNRDLHTFEVDLAQTELIASQFPFDEERVFISESGIWGPEDAERAAKAGASAVLVGESLMRSDSVKEALQALQVEKHVIRP from the coding sequence ATGACGATTTTAGATAAGATTATTGCACAGAAGAAAATAGAAGTAGATCAATTGCTAGCAAGCAACACAATATTTCCAGAACGAGAGATTTCACGTCCGTCACTCTATCAGACATTGATAAAAGCGAAAAAACTGCAAGTCATTTCTGAGATGAAACGTGCATCTCCTTCTAAAGGTTTGATCGCAGAAGGTGCAAATCCGGTTGAACAAGCGACTGCTTATTATGAAGCAGGTGCTGCGTGTATTTCAGTATTGACTGATCGGGAATTCTTCAAAGGATCATTTGAAGACTTGTCTGCAGTAGCGGATGCCGTGCCAATCGCATTGTTATGTAAAGACTTTATGATCCATAAAATTCAGATTGACCAAGCGAAAAGCGCAGGTGCATCTGTGATTTTATTGATTGTGGCTGCACTTGATGACGAAACACTCGGAAGTCTGTATACGTATGCCAATGAAGAAGGCTTGGATGTGCTAGTGGAAGTGCATAACACTGAAGAGTTGCACCGCGCACTGTCAATCGATGCGAGAATCATTGGTGTCAACAACCGGGATTTGCATACATTCGAAGTAGACCTAGCGCAAACAGAACTAATCGCGTCACAGTTCCCGTTCGATGAAGAGCGTGTGTTCATCAGTGAAAGCGGGATCTGGGGACCTGAGGATGCAGAACGTGCGGCAAAAGCTGGAGCGAGTGCAGTACTTGTCGGAGAATCGTTAATGCGCAGTGATTCAGTAAAAGAAGCTCTACAAGCATTGCAAGTAGAAAAACACGTGATTCGTCCATGA
- a CDS encoding anthranilate synthase component I family protein gives MMTVQKNLRVTTRKIEGDSLTPILIFRRLKGNHKFLLESSSQANGSGRYSFIGLNPQKAYRGRDGVVEEIVYSTNRTYTHEGDLYTLLKRLMPRITEDAGFPFTGGAVGYVGYGAARNGEQRTADDLQMPDVYFNIYDTIVIYDHQLHEVTLLHTEINPVYEAPDLDAIEDMIVNGSVDKEDSVSLSDYRCAISKEEFERRVQIVIDAIKEGQAEQVVLSRRFEADITGDPFALYRKLRRRNPSPYMYYMEFEDHTVIGTSPESLVRVTGDKVLTNPIAGTRRRGRDQAEDEALEIELRHDPKELSEHDMLVEVSKKELQQICRPETIEVSNYLETVRYEHVMHLVSEVMGDLAPGLHALDALKATMPAGTVTGSPKPVAMDMIDELEDQHRGIYGGAIGYIGLNGNIDFALTIRTMLVKEGKAYVQAGAGIVGASVPSLEYKETSNKARSLLEATQMTK, from the coding sequence ATGATGACAGTGCAGAAGAACTTACGGGTAACGACGCGAAAGATTGAAGGAGATTCCTTAACTCCTATTTTGATATTTAGAAGATTGAAAGGAAACCATAAGTTCCTATTGGAGAGTTCTTCGCAAGCAAATGGGTCAGGGCGCTATTCATTTATTGGACTGAATCCGCAAAAAGCCTATCGTGGTCGGGATGGTGTAGTAGAAGAGATCGTCTACTCAACGAATAGAACCTATACGCATGAAGGAGATCTGTATACTTTATTGAAGCGTCTCATGCCTCGTATTACGGAAGATGCAGGATTTCCGTTTACAGGCGGTGCGGTTGGTTATGTAGGATACGGAGCAGCTAGGAATGGTGAACAACGAACAGCTGATGATCTTCAAATGCCGGATGTCTACTTTAATATTTACGACACGATTGTGATCTATGACCATCAATTGCACGAAGTGACATTACTGCATACAGAAATCAATCCGGTATACGAAGCACCCGACTTGGACGCCATCGAAGACATGATTGTTAATGGCTCCGTCGATAAAGAGGATAGTGTTTCTCTATCTGATTATCGTTGTGCTATTTCCAAGGAAGAATTTGAGCGTCGTGTTCAGATTGTTATTGATGCAATTAAAGAAGGACAGGCGGAACAAGTCGTTCTGTCACGTCGCTTTGAAGCAGATATTACAGGTGATCCATTTGCGTTGTATCGTAAACTGCGTCGCCGCAATCCATCTCCGTATATGTATTACATGGAGTTTGAAGATCATACAGTAATCGGAACGTCGCCCGAAAGTCTTGTGCGTGTCACTGGAGATAAAGTATTAACAAATCCGATTGCGGGCACACGCAGAAGAGGGCGAGATCAAGCGGAAGATGAAGCGCTCGAAATCGAATTACGCCATGATCCGAAAGAGCTGTCCGAACACGATATGCTAGTGGAAGTAAGCAAGAAAGAATTGCAACAAATCTGTCGTCCCGAAACGATTGAAGTCTCAAATTACTTGGAAACAGTTCGTTATGAACATGTTATGCACTTAGTTTCCGAAGTGATGGGTGACCTGGCTCCAGGATTACATGCACTGGATGCGTTAAAAGCGACAATGCCAGCGGGTACTGTAACCGGTTCTCCTAAACCGGTCGCCATGGATATGATTGATGAACTGGAAGATCAGCATCGTGGAATTTATGGAGGCGCTATCGGCTACATTGGTCTAAACGGTAATATTGACTTCGCATTAACGATCCGTACAATGCTCGTAAAAGAAGGCAAAGCGTATGTCCAGGCAGGTGCCGGCATAGTAGGGGCTTCTGTCCCTTCACTAGAATATAAAGAAACGTCCAATAAAGCTCGTTCTTTACTAGAAGCAACACAAATGACAAAGTGA
- a CDS encoding uracil/xanthine transporter — MGTTQMRYSITALAGFQWLFFMFANTVVIPISVGTAFELEQIEIVSAIQRSFIFTGMACLLQGAFGHRLALMEGQSGLWWGVVLSLAGTASAMGLSLTTVGGSIAVGAMISGVLVATLGMLGMGDILKKWFTPAVMFVFLLLLANQLITIFLKGMIGLNDGEFISLSKTIFSFALAGLTILIHVKGKGIISSLNLLIGMTVGWVSAVLIFPQVATETIKTTPFIQWFPWGEPTLEIGIVITVVITGLLNTTNTIATLKGAEDIYEKETTKSQYKTSFLITGGMNIGAGALGLVPYAPYASSIGFLQSSGIKDRAPFFIGSILFIILGLVPPLSAFFSTIPQSVGNTVLFVAYLQLFRSALRSVEGLTFEPKTIYRVALPALLGLSIMTLPATVFSSLPELVQPLLSSGLLVGILAALLMELIFWIGQRFSLST; from the coding sequence ATGGGTACTACTCAAATGCGGTATTCAATTACTGCGTTAGCTGGATTTCAATGGTTGTTCTTTATGTTCGCTAATACAGTGGTAATCCCCATTTCGGTCGGTACTGCTTTTGAGCTTGAGCAGATAGAAATCGTTTCTGCTATACAGCGCTCATTTATTTTCACAGGAATGGCTTGTTTACTACAAGGAGCATTTGGACATCGATTGGCATTGATGGAAGGTCAATCAGGTTTATGGTGGGGTGTGGTACTCAGCTTGGCCGGAACTGCGAGTGCGATGGGCTTAAGTCTAACTACAGTTGGTGGCAGTATTGCAGTAGGCGCCATGATTTCCGGTGTACTGGTAGCTACACTGGGTATGCTCGGCATGGGTGATATTCTGAAGAAGTGGTTTACACCTGCTGTAATGTTCGTGTTTTTGCTATTGTTGGCTAATCAGTTGATTACCATCTTCTTAAAAGGAATGATTGGTCTCAATGACGGTGAATTCATCAGTTTGTCGAAGACTATATTTTCATTCGCTCTAGCAGGTTTGACGATTCTGATTCATGTGAAAGGAAAAGGGATCATCAGCAGTTTGAATCTGCTCATCGGTATGACCGTTGGTTGGGTTAGTGCTGTGCTGATTTTTCCGCAAGTAGCTACTGAAACGATAAAAACTACGCCGTTTATCCAATGGTTTCCTTGGGGTGAGCCGACACTTGAAATCGGTATCGTGATTACAGTGGTCATTACAGGTTTATTGAATACGACGAATACCATCGCTACCCTAAAAGGTGCGGAAGATATATATGAAAAAGAAACTACTAAAAGTCAGTATAAAACTTCATTTCTCATTACAGGAGGCATGAATATTGGAGCGGGTGCACTGGGTCTCGTCCCGTATGCACCTTATGCTTCATCCATCGGTTTTCTACAGTCCAGTGGGATAAAGGACAGAGCCCCTTTCTTTATCGGCTCCATTCTGTTTATAATCCTTGGACTCGTACCGCCTTTAAGTGCATTTTTTTCCACTATTCCTCAAAGCGTTGGAAACACGGTATTATTCGTAGCATATTTACAATTATTCCGATCTGCTCTGCGCAGCGTGGAAGGATTAACTTTCGAACCTAAAACCATATATCGAGTTGCATTGCCTGCACTTCTCGGGTTATCTATTATGACATTGCCAGCTACTGTGTTTTCTTCACTTCCTGAGCTCGTTCAACCTCTCTTATCAAGCGGGTTGCTAGTAGGAATCTTAGCTGCACTCTTGATGGAATTAATTTTCTGGATTGGTCAGCGGTTCAGTCTTTCTACATGA
- a CDS encoding sensor domain-containing diguanylate cyclase, whose product MRWSLKNLIQVVALLAIVLTFLTSTTIGYRVNKQAIIDSTLETNYAYAEKLSSTTDIYLRETLKILEANTDEILPFIDQENAQAQLGNIAERVRSQTSTFNSVVISSAEGIVLGVSPPNLEVLGEKLTSVGAQQAVRERKPMISQPYIGLTGELIIFISVPIIKEDEYKGFIGGAIYLNKPNILETLLGEHFYKNDSYVYVVDAQGRLIYHQEDGRLKDDVSSNIVVQTVVTGESGYKELINTKGVPMLAGYAYVPIAKWGIVAQRQLDVSVAPAKEMVLEMALKSLPLLLLSFFLVRYLSRKIALPLQRLAYYTENSTESDQKVKMVGISDWYYEAKQLKGAMLHSLDYFKNEMNYFIHQSTTDPLTKLTNRRMMDSYMKQWVDEGTPFALIIFDIDKFKRVNDRYGHAVGDKVLIYLADLMLRTVREQDVCCRYGGEEFVILLPKSDKVTAYLTAERLREKLEDTVSPCGEVITISAGVAAYPLHANHPARLTELADQSLYEAKRTGRNKTIVVSDEPRHE is encoded by the coding sequence ATGAGATGGTCCTTGAAAAATTTAATTCAAGTCGTGGCGTTACTAGCAATTGTCTTGACCTTTCTAACGAGTACAACGATAGGGTATCGTGTGAATAAGCAAGCGATAATAGATTCTACATTAGAAACCAATTATGCTTATGCCGAGAAATTGTCTTCCACAACAGATATTTATCTACGTGAAACACTAAAAATTCTTGAAGCGAATACTGATGAAATACTACCATTTATTGATCAAGAAAATGCCCAGGCGCAGTTGGGTAATATTGCGGAGCGTGTCAGATCACAGACGAGTACGTTTAATTCTGTTGTAATTTCTTCAGCAGAAGGCATTGTGCTCGGAGTTTCCCCACCCAATCTGGAAGTGCTAGGGGAAAAACTGACATCTGTTGGAGCCCAGCAAGCTGTTAGAGAAAGAAAACCCATGATATCTCAACCCTATATAGGACTCACAGGAGAACTGATTATTTTTATTAGTGTGCCGATCATTAAAGAGGACGAATATAAAGGGTTTATAGGTGGCGCAATTTATCTTAACAAACCAAACATTTTAGAGACTCTTCTAGGTGAACATTTTTATAAGAATGATTCATATGTATATGTTGTTGATGCGCAAGGAAGATTAATCTATCATCAAGAAGACGGTCGTTTGAAGGATGATGTCTCTAGTAATATAGTGGTCCAGACAGTCGTTACAGGAGAAAGTGGTTACAAAGAGTTGATCAATACAAAAGGTGTACCTATGTTGGCAGGATATGCATATGTACCCATTGCCAAATGGGGAATCGTAGCACAAAGACAACTAGATGTATCTGTTGCCCCTGCAAAAGAAATGGTGTTGGAGATGGCATTAAAGTCTTTGCCGTTATTACTCCTATCATTCTTCTTGGTTAGGTATCTATCTAGAAAGATTGCGTTGCCACTCCAAAGATTAGCTTACTATACCGAAAACAGTACAGAATCTGATCAAAAAGTAAAGATGGTAGGAATCTCTGACTGGTATTATGAAGCAAAACAATTAAAAGGAGCTATGTTACATAGTTTGGATTACTTCAAAAACGAGATGAACTACTTCATTCATCAATCCACAACAGATCCTTTGACGAAGTTAACGAATCGCCGAATGATGGATAGCTACATGAAGCAATGGGTAGACGAAGGGACACCATTCGCTTTAATTATTTTTGATATAGACAAGTTTAAACGTGTCAATGATCGTTACGGTCATGCAGTTGGCGATAAAGTACTGATCTACTTGGCAGACTTGATGCTACGAACGGTTCGCGAGCAAGATGTATGTTGCCGCTACGGTGGAGAAGAATTCGTCATCTTATTACCGAAGTCGGATAAAGTTACTGCTTATCTGACTGCAGAACGCCTGCGTGAAAAATTGGAAGACACAGTCAGTCCTTGCGGTGAAGTCATTACAATTTCAGCTGGAGTAGCTGCTTATCCACTTCACGCAAACCATCCAGCGCGACTTACGGAGTTGGCTGATCAAAGTCTGTATGAAGCCAAACGTACCGGACGTAATAAGACCATCGTCGTTTCCGATGAACCTCGGCATGAGTAA
- a CDS encoding bifunctional diguanylate cyclase/phosphodiesterase translates to MALYTPSISSHLSTLLDEKFCISLIDVNGHLTYVNQNFCELTGYSEDELIGRTWKKLNKNLSVEEMLYTLTKHFLHATVYQESIQIYSKSGTVHWLDINIVPIYDSAENLTGYLSLDIDVTRSKLVSNEYDKTRTDLQNFKYALDESAVVVITNPQGVITYVNNRFCILSEYSRKELIGKTHRVVNSGTHPKSFFVNMWETIQSGQVWRGVIRNKSKSGNFYWVHTTIVPFIGQDGKPFQYISIRQDVTSQMEAEKSLELALKNDFTMTVKNLQNAIFKYSFDENNQINITLLEGKVAEQLGITANTLNQLTTNKAFMSSTFKRQLLGALLGRVGQFEIDYHSRTFLVYLSPIFEGENVVEVVGTASDITDRKEVERLVEHMAFHDHLTGLPNRRLLKQTVEDLIETRLNNQQPFALLYMDLDRFKNINDSMGHFVGDQLLKAVGARLQTLVRQNDLVGRLSGDEFLILCSSTTKQGAQMVAQRIVNEISKSFLIDYLEVFIAPSIGISMFPDDGAQYDTLIRNADSAMYLAKQSGKSTYQFFTEELYKDLMERTLIEMELRQVLQKKELSLHYQPQYEFNTGNMIGIEALVRWQHPSRGVIPPGQFIPIAEETGMILAIGLWVLETACRQAKEWQDLGYTSLLMSVNVSLRQFKSSSFVADVKNTLHKTGLQPQYLNIEITESMTSDVDYCQSILQELRDIGIKISIDDFGTGYSSLSYLTKFPLTHLKIDQSFVRELHSNSVIVKAIIDLAKNLHLRVIAEGVETYEQAEFLKKLECDEAQGFLYSRPVPPNELLQLLNNIKS, encoded by the coding sequence ATGGCGTTATATACTCCTAGTATTTCTTCACATCTGTCCACATTACTTGATGAAAAGTTCTGTATTTCACTCATCGATGTAAATGGTCATCTCACCTATGTAAATCAGAATTTTTGTGAGCTGACAGGCTATAGCGAAGATGAATTGATAGGTAGGACGTGGAAAAAGTTAAATAAAAATCTCTCTGTTGAAGAGATGCTTTATACGCTTACAAAGCATTTTCTCCATGCTACCGTCTATCAAGAGTCTATACAAATTTATTCTAAGTCAGGTACAGTGCACTGGTTGGATATCAATATTGTTCCCATTTATGATTCTGCCGAAAACTTAACGGGTTATCTCTCTCTCGATATTGATGTCACCCGATCCAAACTGGTATCAAACGAGTATGACAAAACCCGTACCGACTTGCAAAACTTTAAATATGCACTGGATGAATCAGCAGTAGTCGTTATTACTAATCCTCAAGGCGTAATTACTTATGTCAATAATCGCTTCTGTATCCTTTCGGAGTACTCACGTAAGGAACTGATCGGCAAAACACATCGTGTAGTCAACTCAGGTACACATCCTAAAAGCTTCTTTGTGAATATGTGGGAAACGATTCAGTCCGGACAAGTATGGAGAGGCGTAATCCGTAATAAGTCTAAGTCTGGAAACTTTTATTGGGTCCATACTACTATTGTTCCGTTTATCGGCCAAGACGGTAAACCATTTCAATATATTTCCATACGCCAAGATGTGACCTCTCAGATGGAAGCGGAAAAATCACTGGAATTGGCATTAAAAAATGATTTTACTATGACCGTGAAAAATCTTCAAAATGCTATTTTTAAATATTCTTTTGATGAAAATAATCAAATCAATATTACATTACTAGAAGGAAAAGTAGCCGAACAACTGGGTATCACTGCGAATACACTTAACCAGCTCACAACGAATAAAGCGTTCATGTCGTCTACATTTAAGCGACAGCTTCTTGGAGCTTTACTGGGCCGAGTTGGACAGTTTGAAATTGACTATCACTCAAGAACTTTTCTAGTTTATCTCTCTCCTATTTTTGAAGGTGAGAATGTAGTCGAAGTTGTCGGTACCGCCAGTGATATTACCGATCGTAAAGAAGTTGAACGTTTAGTAGAACATATGGCATTTCACGACCATCTAACTGGATTGCCAAATAGAAGGTTACTGAAACAGACAGTGGAAGACTTAATTGAGACCCGTTTAAACAACCAACAACCTTTTGCCCTGCTTTATATGGACTTGGATCGTTTTAAGAATATCAATGACTCCATGGGGCACTTTGTAGGTGATCAACTGCTTAAAGCGGTTGGTGCAAGATTACAAACACTCGTCAGACAAAATGACTTGGTCGGTCGACTTAGTGGAGACGAGTTTCTTATTCTGTGTTCTTCTACGACGAAACAAGGTGCACAAATGGTGGCTCAGCGAATCGTCAATGAAATATCAAAATCTTTCCTTATCGATTACTTAGAAGTCTTTATTGCTCCAAGTATCGGAATCAGCATGTTTCCAGACGATGGAGCACAATACGATACGCTTATTCGTAATGCAGACTCTGCTATGTATTTAGCAAAACAATCTGGTAAAAGCACCTATCAATTTTTCACAGAAGAACTTTATAAAGACTTGATGGAAAGAACGTTAATAGAGATGGAATTACGTCAAGTACTTCAAAAAAAGGAATTGTCATTACATTACCAGCCGCAATATGAATTCAACACAGGAAATATGATTGGTATAGAAGCATTAGTACGCTGGCAACACCCTTCTCGAGGAGTGATACCTCCCGGGCAATTTATACCTATAGCTGAAGAAACCGGGATGATTCTTGCTATTGGTTTATGGGTGCTAGAGACTGCTTGTAGACAGGCGAAAGAGTGGCAAGACTTAGGCTACACTTCACTATTGATGAGCGTGAATGTTTCCTTACGCCAGTTTAAAAGTAGTAGTTTCGTGGCAGATGTTAAGAACACACTTCATAAAACGGGCCTTCAGCCACAATACTTGAATATTGAAATTACAGAGAGTATGACATCTGACGTGGATTATTGCCAAAGTATTTTACAAGAGCTACGTGATATCGGTATTAAAATTAGCATCGATGATTTTGGAACAGGCTATTCCTCATTAAGTTATTTAACTAAGTTTCCTCTGACTCATCTTAAAATTGATCAATCTTTCGTCAGAGAATTGCATTCAAATTCGGTGATTGTCAAAGCTATTATTGATTTGGCTAAGAACTTACATTTACGGGTGATTGCTGAAGGGGTCGAAACATACGAACAGGCCGAATTCCTCAAGAAACTAGAATGTGATGAAGCACAAGGATTCTTGTATTCTAGACCCGTGCCGCCTAACGAACTTCTACAGTTACTTAATAATATAAAGTCTTGA
- a CDS encoding NAD(P)-dependent oxidoreductase, with protein sequence MKIVLFGATGRTGSEIVRHALTDGHEVTALVRSPEKCKPQEKLTIIAGDVRDADTVKKAMAGADAVVSALGTDKTTTLTEAMPAIIEAMKEYGMKRIVTIGTAGILNSRTEPTKLRYQSNESHRKLTFAAEEHHKVYTMLKDSGLDWTIVCPTYLPDGEAVGNYRIEREYLPIDGAQISTGDTAAFAYNELSKQEHKGYRVGISY encoded by the coding sequence ATGAAGATTGTACTATTTGGAGCAACAGGTCGTACAGGTAGTGAGATCGTTCGTCATGCATTAACTGACGGTCATGAAGTAACAGCTTTGGTTCGATCACCTGAGAAGTGCAAACCTCAAGAAAAGCTGACGATTATTGCAGGAGACGTACGGGACGCCGATACAGTAAAAAAAGCAATGGCGGGTGCTGACGCAGTCGTAAGTGCGCTTGGCACTGACAAAACAACCACATTGACAGAAGCAATGCCAGCCATTATTGAAGCGATGAAAGAATACGGAATGAAAAGGATTGTAACGATTGGAACGGCAGGTATATTGAATAGTAGAACAGAACCGACCAAATTACGTTATCAATCGAATGAATCCCATCGTAAATTGACATTTGCGGCAGAGGAGCATCATAAAGTATATACTATGTTGAAAGATTCTGGCTTAGACTGGACGATAGTTTGCCCAACCTATTTACCAGATGGGGAAGCGGTCGGCAATTATCGAATCGAAAGAGAGTACTTGCCAATTGATGGTGCGCAAATATCTACCGGCGATACTGCTGCGTTTGCTTATAATGAACTATCTAAACAAGAGCATAAGGGATATAGGGTAGGAATTTCATATTAA
- the trpD gene encoding anthranilate phosphoribosyltransferase, with protein MERFLSIVEKQRHLMYEEMREAAELMFNEATDEDQIAQFLIALSKKGETSHEVAALAAVMKSYANDLTPKEARYLDNCGTGGDGVNTFNISTTAAFVLAGAGVQVAKHGNRKISSASGSQDVLDALGIHSDFQITDMQNLLEQQGIAFLFAPAVHPKMKRIGAIRNKIGKTTIFNLVGPLTNPVSLETQFTGINRPDFIMEYASVLRMLGRERAIVVSGAGGMDEASLAGQNEFVLLDHGDLIPFSLTADDVGLEYAPLSAIKGGDAVENAATTRSILSGERGPKFDTVVLNAGIGLFANGRVSTIQEGVKVATESILSGKALEKLDAVVAFSEMIRQKAVIQ; from the coding sequence ATGGAGAGGTTTTTAAGCATAGTAGAGAAGCAACGTCACCTTATGTATGAAGAGATGAGAGAAGCCGCTGAGCTGATGTTTAATGAAGCAACAGATGAAGATCAAATTGCACAGTTTTTGATCGCGTTATCAAAAAAAGGTGAAACATCACATGAAGTAGCGGCATTGGCAGCCGTTATGAAGTCATATGCAAATGATCTAACACCTAAAGAGGCACGTTATCTAGATAACTGCGGAACGGGTGGAGACGGAGTCAATACATTCAATATTAGTACGACGGCTGCATTTGTGTTGGCGGGTGCTGGGGTCCAGGTTGCGAAACACGGTAACCGTAAAATTTCCAGCGCATCAGGAAGCCAAGATGTCCTGGACGCACTTGGCATTCATTCCGACTTCCAGATAACTGATATGCAGAATCTGCTGGAACAACAAGGAATTGCATTCTTATTCGCACCAGCTGTTCATCCGAAAATGAAACGAATTGGTGCTATACGAAACAAAATTGGTAAAACAACGATCTTCAACTTAGTTGGACCTTTGACGAATCCTGTATCACTTGAAACGCAATTTACCGGTATTAACCGTCCGGATTTCATCATGGAATATGCCTCAGTACTCAGGATGCTAGGACGGGAACGAGCAATTGTGGTTAGTGGGGCAGGCGGAATGGATGAAGCATCTCTCGCCGGCCAAAATGAATTCGTACTTCTTGATCATGGGGATTTAATTCCATTTTCATTGACGGCGGATGACGTAGGGCTGGAATATGCGCCGTTGTCAGCGATAAAAGGTGGAGACGCAGTAGAAAATGCCGCAACTACTCGGTCAATCTTAAGTGGAGAACGTGGACCAAAGTTTGATACAGTGGTGTTGAATGCGGGAATCGGTTTATTTGCAAATGGCCGAGTTTCCACCATTCAAGAAGGTGTGAAAGTAGCTACTGAAAGTATCTTATCAGGCAAAGCGTTAGAAAAATTAGATGCGGTCGTCGCATTCAGCGAAATGATTCGGCAAAAGGCGGTTATCCAATGA